Proteins encoded within one genomic window of Vanrija pseudolonga chromosome 3, complete sequence:
- the MET32 gene encoding Transcriptional regulator MET32 yields the protein MPPGPSPKDDDERIYACPHCPKRYVRKDYLERHELNHTRPSSVCPACGKGFARPDVLRKHLFTSCKSRRTGDGDPPPPLTTAEEDALVPRKRRRPQRRLTIPGVNDAVPPLRMASHGHPAMTNGHRPVSVHARTHSHPHAVAHPALSDGLDELSRSHGHNNHHHGSQNHGQSHLPFHHHHHQGPHVHPPPDHQGFSVSPTPSDVTTESGAPGSSSGLPGQTSAYGAHHQPQYGNGSRLDHYRVVQRLSGPPASSPLDHHDPQSGMPLLSPQQSQPRYPQHLQHHQVPTPSQLPHGHPHPRQHQSPDHRLGPARAGGSLEVLLAPAFAATPETTFGFGFAAPKDNGDWQNANPPPHAGGLPHSLPPPHGVPGVHGGSGIQFDQQRNWAQPTAVDNNGLETSAGVAVQQGFGVAGLSPDLPVPTTTGDASSKTYSSTGNRGASAS from the exons ATGCCGCCCGGGCCGTCGCCCaaagatgacgacgagcgcatcTATGCTTGTCCACACTGTCCAAAGCGATACGTACGCAAGGACTACCTAGAACGACACGAGCTCAATC ACACTCGCCCAAGCTCTGTGTGTCCCGCATGCGGAAAGGGCTTTGCGCGCCCTGATGTTCTCCGCAAGCACCTGTTCACATCCTGCAAATCTCGGAGGACTGGCGATGGGgacccaccaccgccgctcaCGACCGCTGAGGAAGATGCCCTGGTACCCCGCAAGCGCAGGCGACCACAGCGCAGACTCACCATTCCCGGTGTCAATGACGCGGTGCCCCCACTTCGTATGGCAAGCCACGGTCACCCAGCAATGACCAATGGCCACCGACCCGTCTCGGTCCACGCGCGCACTCACAGCCACCCCCACGCCGTTGCGCACCCAGCCCTCAgcgacggccttgacgagctctCGCGCAGCCATGGCCAtaacaaccaccaccacggcagCCAGAACCATGGTCAAAGTCACCTTCCTTTccaccatcatcaccaccaaGGCCCCCATGTGCACCCTCCTCCGGACCACCAGGGCTTCTCTGTGTCACCCACGCCAAGTGACGTGACAACTGAGAGTGGTGCGCCAGGGTCGAGTTCTGGGCTCCCGGGACAGACCTCAGCTTATGGCGCGCATCACCAGCCGCAGTACGGAAATGGGAGCAGGTTGGACCACTACCGTGTTGTCCAACGACTTTCTGGTCCCCCGGCCTCGTCCCCTCTAGACCACCATGACCCACAGTCTGGCATGCCCCTCCTCTCGCCCCAGCAGTCCCAGCCGCGGTACCCTCAGCACCTTCAGCACCACCAGGTTCCTACGCCATCCCAACTGCCGCACGgtcaccctcaccctcggcaaCACCAGTCGCCCGACCACCGACTTGGTCCTGCTCGGGCCGGCGGTAGCCTGGAAGTCCTTCTGGCGCCAGCGTTTGCTGCAACCCCCGAAACGACGTTCGGTTTCGGATTCGCGGCGCCAAAGGACAACGGCGATTGGCAAAATGCGAACCCACCCCCGCACGCTGGAGGCCTCCCTCACTCTCTCCCGCCCCCGCATGGCGTGCCAGGAGTCcatggcggcagcggcattCAGTTCGACCAACAGCGCAACTGGGCTCAGCCTACAGCAGTTGACAACAATGGCCTCGAGACCTCTGCCGGTGTGGCTGTCCAGCAGGGTTTTGGGGTGGCTGGCCTCTCACCCGACCTCCCGGTGCCAACAACTACGGGTGATGCCAGCTCAAAAACATACTCTAGCACTGGGAACCGCGGTG CGTCGGCTTCGTAG
- the ATG12 gene encoding Ubiquitin-like protein ATG12, whose product MSQLEATSSGVPPAAAAALESYKAKDAAKVVVRFKSIGSAPIMKNNVFKVTAGNKFQAVIVFLRGQLGVKAGDSLFTYINGAFAPTPDDTVGNLYKCFGTEGHLIVNYSNTQAWG is encoded by the exons atGTCGCAGCTGGAAG CGACATCATCCGGCGtgccccccgccgcggcggccgcgcttgAGAGTTACAAGGCGAAGGATGCAGCAAAGG TCGTGGTCCGCTTCAAGTcgatcggctcggcgcccatCATGAAGAACAACGTGTTCAAGGTCACCGCGGGTAACAAGTTCCAGGCGGTGATTGTGTTTTTGAGGGGGCAGCTGGGCGTCAAGGCGGGGGACAGCTTG TTCACGTACATCAACGGCGCGTTCGCGCCCACGCCCGACGACACTGTCGGCAACCTGTACAAGTGTTTCGGGACCGAGGGGCACCTCATTGTCAACTACTC CAATACCCAGGCGTGGGGATAG
- the pkp1 gene encoding [Pyruvate dehydrogenase (acetyl-transferring)] kinase, mitochondrial, whose translation MSRFKITPQLWDKIHHFASFPPTGVSLQQMILFGQDPSQGTLLKASQFLSEELPIRLSHRVVELESLPDGLSKMPSINRVKEWYAQSFEELVTFPRPKLSTELEDILRMPPAEHINFPRAVPNPSLDPVMHEGPVGSGRTINDRYSRHHSFKSGGVRMRVPIERMYFSPPPVNVKYPPEVHEYNEQFTRLLQNIKKRHDPTVTSVAQGVLEWKRKEKTGRIGQTIQEWLDRFYLSRIGIRALIGQHVALNTLQPHSDYVGIICTRANVHDICHEAIENARFVCEEHYGLFKGPPIQLLCPKDLTFPYIPGHLSHICFELLKNSLRAVVERYGEENEDSFPPVKVIVVEGSEDITIKISDEGGGIPRSALPVIWTYLYTTMSDEGLEATIESSDFKAPMAGFGYGLPLSRLYARYFGGDLRLISMDGYGTDVYISLNKLSSSREPLP comes from the exons ATGTCAAGGTTCAAGATCACCCCGCAGCTGTGGGACAAGATCCACCACTTTGCGTCGTTCCCTCCCACTGGCG TGTCCCTCCAGCAAATGATCCTGTTCGGACAGGACCCATCGCAGGGCACGCTGCTCAAGGCGTCCCAGTTCCTGTCCGAGGAGCTGCCGATCCGCCTGtcgcaccgcgtcgtcgagctcgagtcgctccCCGATGGCCTGAGCAAGATGCCGTCCATCAACCGCGTCAAGGAGTGGTACGCCCAGAGtttcgaggagctcgtcacGTTCCCAAGACCCAAGCTGTCTACCGAGCTTGAGGACATTCTCCGCATGCCCCCGGCTGA GCATATCAACTtcccgcgcgccgtccccaATCCATCGCTCGACCCGGTCATGCACGAGGGCCCGGTTGGATCAGGCCGCACCATCAACGACCGGTATAGCCGGCACCACTCGTTCAAGTCTGGGGGCGTGCGGATGCGCGTGCCCATTGAGCGCATGTACTTctcaccgccgcccgtcaATGTGAAGTACCCGCCCGAGGTGCACGAGTACAATGAGCAGTTTACGCGCCTCCTCCAGAACATCAAGAAGCGCCACGACCCGACCGTCACGTCGGTCGCCCAGGGCGTGCTCGAGTGGAAGCGCAAGGAGAAGACGGGCAGGATAGGACAGACTATCCAGGAATGGCTCGACAGGTTCTATCTCTCGCGTATCGGTATCCGTGCACTCATTGGCCAGC ACGTCGCGCTCAACACGCTCCAGCCCCATTCCGACTATGTCGGTATCATCTGTACCCGGGCGAATGTGCACGACATTTGTCACGAGGCTATTGAGAACGCGCGTTTTGTTTGTGAGGAGCACTATGGGCTGTTCAAGGGCCCGCCTATCCAGCTCCTCTGTCCCAAGGACCTTACATTCCCTTACATCCCCGGCCATCT CTCGCACATCTGCTTTGAACTGCTGAAAAACTCGCTCCGCGCTGTGGTGGAACGCTATGGCGAGGAGAACGAGGACTCGTTCCCGCCCGTCAAGGTTATTGTCGTTGAGGGCTCTGAAGATATCACGATCAAGATCTCGGACGAGGGTGGTGGAATCCCCCGTTCTGCCCTCCCTGTTATCTGGACCTATCTTTACACGACGatgagcgacgagggcctcgaggcgaCCATCGAGTCGTCAGACTTCAAGGCCCCAATGGCTGGTTTCGGCTACGGTCTTCCCCTGTCGCGACTGTACGCGCGCTACTTTGGCGGTGACCTCCGTCTGATCTCGATGGACGGTTACGGAACGG ATGTGTACATTTCGCTCAACAAgctgtcgtcgagccgcGAGCCCCTCCCTTGA
- the yfcG_0 gene encoding Disulfide-bond oxidoreductase YfcG: MPSSPITRLQTIQRVIMAVPLGTVDIPPPPPPALGPSQAGTVAGQGAPKIHLYTGATPNGYKVSIHLEELRAAYPELAKGALSYDVSAIDISTNAQKHPSFLKINPNGRIPAIVDDNADGHNVFETASILLWLSENYDPEHKFSFADAKLRSKALSWIFFAHGGVGPMQGQAHVFFRYAPIKIPFGIKRYIQEVERLYSVLEDGLNAGAGEWLVGDKFSIADINVYPWVRSHFWAGVDIRKFPKLDAWVSRIAARPAVQKGLEVPKSSRGAVTQEEKEQAYASAAEWIAKADAELAALKK; encoded by the exons ATGCCCTCGTCCCCCATCACCCGCCTGCAAACAATCCAAAGAGTCATCATGGCAGTCCCCCTCGGCACCGTCGAcatcccccctccccctccccccgcgcTCGGCCCGTCCCAAGCCGGCACCGTGGCCGGCCAGGGCGCGCCCAAGATCCACCTCTACACTGGGGCCACGCCGAACGGGTACAAGGTCTCGATccacctcgaggagctgcgcgcggcgtacCCCGAGCTGGCGAAGGGCGCGCTTAGCTACGACGTGTCCGCGATTGACATCTCGACGAACGCGCAGAAG CACCCCTCCTTCCTCAAGATCAACCCCAACGGGCGCATCCCCGccattgtcgacgacaacgccgacggccacaACGTCTTCGAGACGGCCAGCATCCTGCTGTGGCTCTCGGAGAACTACGACCCCGAGCACAAGTTTTcgttcgccgacgccaagctgcgcTCCAAGGCCCTCAGCTGGATCTTCTTTGCCCATGGCGGTGTTGGACCCATGCAGGGCCAGGCGCATGTCTTCTT CCGCTACGCCCCCATCAAGATCCCCTTCGGCATCAAGCGCTACATCCAGGAAGTGGAGCGTCTCTAcagcgtgctcgaggacggcctcaacgccggcgcgggcgagtggCTCGTGGGCGACAAGTTCTCGATCGCCGACATCAACGTGTACCCGTGGGTGCGGAGCCACTTctgggccggcgtcgacatccgCAAGTTccccaagctcgacgcgtgGGTGTCGCGCATtgccgcgcgccccgcgGTGCAGAAGGGCCTCGAGGTGCCCAAGagcagccgcggcgccgtgacccaggaggagaaggagcaggcgtacgcctcggcggccgagtggatcgccaaggccgacgctgAGCTTGCTGCGCTTAAGAAGTAG
- the xlr1 gene encoding Xylanolytic transcriptional activator xlnR — MTMSPPNADPYKRRTSKACEHCRAKRTRCTGSSPCDACIALGLGDVCYVRDKARPRRAPAASKRRKKTSSPDSASTHTPPRYGEAHAHFVRDVEMAIDSWLESAGHTARLSLPGPSRLATLSGTPLPSDGNELADLEDRLLMAYRAVQHFEFLPPGRVGDLYARHRTLPESLLPDQRALVAAVLCLGRLSELAFEPVPLTQAEGPGSAAGHRMRPCPPDEAREDITYFRLALAHLDHWGAASCTALCALHCLQLYAQILGGPEDTREILSAMAWHARELGIHRRETAAAYPALDRVGQLFFSTLYKDTWFSTLVDAVPFTRWGEYDNEHSGSPEPNRPGILSRLAVLESELLTQIHSGRVDTSSPEFVLATESRWWPLMRECGDERDDGMLALIHPYADIRFNWIRLLLRAPCLSHPTLGASSTPIVARSLSRILHTYASLAATNLFHPCWAQLRRIVTCGQLLVLCTTARELGRSEAEELFAVFLALLKEHIGKFDFIPEYIAAFESVGAFVGLSVPVAPQPAPRVTLPELPFMFDYSLPTWFDSVYEPHLLQADV; from the exons ATGACAATGTCCCCGCCCAACGCCGACCCGTACAAGCGCCGCACGTCCAAGGCGTGCGAGCACTGCCGCGCAAAGCGCACGCGGTGTACCGGCTCGTCGCCTTGCGATGCGTGTATTGCTCTTGGACTCGGAGATGTTTGCTACGTGCGCGACAAGGCGCGTCCTAGACG cgcgccggccgctTCGAAGCGGCGCAAAAAGACGtcctcgcccgactcggcgagcacgcaTACTCCCCCGCGGTACGGCGAAGCGCACGCGCATTtcgtgcgcgacgtcgagatggccATTGACTCTTGGCTCGAGAGTGCTG GCCACACCGCAcgcctctccctccccgGCCCCTCGCGACTCGCCACGCTCTCCGGCACGCCCCTCCCCTCCGATGgcaacgagctcgccgacctcgaggaccgCCTGCTCATGGCGTACCGTGCGGTGCAGCACTTCGAGTTCCTGCCACCAGGCCGCGTAGGCGACCTTTACGCGCGCCACAGGACGCTGCCCGAGTCGCTCCTCCCCGACCAGCgagcgctcgtcgccgccgtcctctgCCTCGGTCGCTTGAGCGAGCTCGCCTTCGAGCCCGTACCACTCACGCAGGCTGAGGGGCCTGGTTCAGCAGCCGGCCACCGCATgcgtccttgtcctcctgacgaggcgcgcgaagACATCACCTActtccgcctcgccctcgctcacCTCGACCACTGGGGtgcggcgagctgcacggCCCTATGTGCACTCCACTGTCTCCAGCTTTACGCTCAGATCCTCGGTGGACCGGAAGACACGCGCGAGATCCTCAGCGCAATGGCCtggcacgcgcgcgagctgggcatCCACCGCCGCGAGACTGCCGCAGCATACCCTGCTCTTGACCGTGTCGGCCAGCTCTTCTTCTCAACCCTCTACAAGGACAC GTGGTTCTCtaccctcgtcgacgccgtgccgttCACCCGCTGGGGCGAGTACGACAACGAACACTCTGGCTCGCCTGAACCCAACCGACCAGGCATCCTTtcgcgcctcgccgtgctcgaaAGCGAGCTGTTGACCCAGATCCACTCGGGGCGCGtcgacacgtcgtcgccagaGTTTGTGCTCGCGACAGAGAGCCGTTGGTGGCCACTTATGCGCGAGtgtggcgacgagcgcgacgacggaaTGCTGGCCCTCATCCACCCTTACGCCGACATTCGCTTCAACTG GATTCGACTGCTTCTCCGTGCTCCCTGCCTGTCGCACCCGACCCTCGGTGCTTCCTCGACTCCGATCGTGGCCCGCTCCCTCTCTCGGATCCTGCACACATACGCTTCGTTGGCCGCGACAAACCTGTTTCACCCCTGCTGGGCACAGCTGCGGCGCATCGTGACCTGCGGCCAGCTTCTCGTCCTGTGCACGACTGCacgcgagcttggccgctccgaggctgaggagctCTTTGCCGTCTTCTTGGCTCTCCTCAAGGAACACATTGGCAAGTTTGACTTCATCCCCGAGTATATTGCGGCTTTCGAGTCTGTCGGTGCCTTTGTTG GTCTCTCCGTCCCCGTCGCTCCGCAGCCCGCACCCCGGGTAACGCTCCCCGAACTGCCGTTCATGTTCGACTACTCTCTCCCAACGTGGTTTGACTCGGTGTACGAGCCGCACCTTCTCCAGGCGGATGTTTAG